One window of the Triticum dicoccoides isolate Atlit2015 ecotype Zavitan chromosome 3B, WEW_v2.0, whole genome shotgun sequence genome contains the following:
- the LOC119280531 gene encoding probable ubiquitin-conjugating enzyme E2 23 → MDVVPAAASPNLYLLDLVSSGPKLIDRGLVLPDGEVDNIYLPVDTFQLLRIDDTVVYKNISDITVVDRSHLYPGQVVGSASDMGGQIGVVTGVNTMLNLAKLDNKGLPIKVIRGVSPSSLRRIRSLNLGDFVVSGPWLGRVVEVSIDIDVLFDDGAVCRGQSVGGPDACSIFKAARWLNGYWHPERDLGTIMKLETSGVLVYWVASMHCGTDKELLEASAPSAYQNLDDLRFFCASYNCCWGLADRCFFLETSSNEGGGTCSPDQHDDDNDDDGDDDDGEDEEEEYNACSEDNQEECEASTSQVLPPMKQKDARFYRKQLRKLVFEGHRRVQRSQVMRHVEVEFPMLVANTRTTVDVVWQDGTRQQGRPSATIVPFGIWNEQEFFPGQHVVANVLPVNAAVDTTADVITTNVNNDIAASGTRLAERVGIVKSMQHEDQTVCVSWFKTPGHPDEVMEVECDDTISAYDLRLDSNHSAYYGDVVIRIVPSVSTNDGESAPLLQGNKKKNVVPADLSWVGRVVELPNGHVQVKWGDDSMSTVSPHEIVVIKDEHYMELWLEMGDWVEDNGVDDAPEEPVAANMDIDLQNLDNDVESVSPVMSRTRLLGLSFRSLLQLTSDMVARGKGYLMNWRSLSSSSLPSSELPTPVNDDSIGGAVVETSDAAVDVTSHGFDGGRKAAGATCCSDESLCFPRFDVLQISPLDHHYLDTTDQEMQGASRAKSWAKAVQKEWKILENDLPETIYMQAFEDRMDLLRVVMVGASGTPYHDGLFFFDLQLPPSYPDAPPQVYYHSFGLRLNPNLYESGTVCLSLLNTFGGEGTEVWSSTESSLLQVVVSIQGLVLNDKPYYNESGYETMVDKPEGRRNALPYSENAYLLTLRTMLHLLRRPPRGFEEFVKEHFRHQGRFVLRACNALLQGNIVDNAHATEESRKQPCSAGLRLALTKVVPSLVAAFTEIRAEGCEEYQ, encoded by the exons ATGGACGTCGTCCCCGCGGCGGCATCTCCCAATCTTTACTTGCTCGACCTCGTGAGTTCCGGCCCGAAGCTCATCGACCGTGGCCTCGTTCTCCCGGACGGCGAGGTGGACAACATCTACCTCCCTGTCGACACGTTCCAGCTCTTACGAATCGATGACACTGTCGTGTATAAGAACATCAGCGACATCACGGTGGTTGACAGGAGCCACCTGTACCCCGGACAGGTGGTCGGGTCGGCCTCCGACATGGGCGGCCAAATCGGCGTCGTCACCGGCGTCAACACCATGCTCAACCTGGCCAAGCTCGACAACAAAGGCCTGCCAATCAAGGTCATCAGGGGAGTGTCCCCGTCTAGCCTGCGGCGCATCAGGAGCCTCAACCTTGGTGACTTTGTCGTGTCCGGGCCGTGGCTCGGCCGCGTCGTGGAGGTGTCGATCGACATCGATGTGTTGTTCGATGACGGAGCCGTCTGCAGG GGGCAGTCCGTCGGCGGGCCAGACGCTTGTTCAATCTTCAAGGCGGCGCGGTGGCTTAATGGCTATTGGCATCCTGAACGAGACCTAGGAACCATCATGAAGCTGGAGACGTCTGGCGTCCTCGTCTACTGGGTTGCATCAATGCATTGTGGCACCGACAAGGAGCTACTGGAGGCATCCGCTCCTTCGGCCTACCAGAACCTAGACGATCTAAGATTCTTCTGTGCCTCGTACAATTGCTGCTGGGGGCTTGCTGACCGCtgtttttttcttgaaactagttccAACGAAGGGGGTGGAACTTGCTCTCCTGATCaacatgatgatgataatgatgatgatggtgatgatgatgatggtgaggatgaggaggaggaatatAATGCATGCTCAGAGGACAATCAAGAAGAGTGTGAAGCATCAACCTCTCAGGTGCTACCTCCCATGAAGCAGAAAGATGCGAGGTTTTATCGGAAGCAGCTAAGGAAGCTTGTCTTTGAGGGCCATAGACGGGTACAACGGTCACAAGTCATGAGACATGTGGAggtggagtttcccatgctcgtcgCCAACACGCGCACCACCGTAGACGTGGTATGGCAAGACGGCACCCGGCAACAAGGCAGACCTTCGGCGACCATCGTCCCCTTTGGGATCTGGAATGAGCAAGAGTTCTTCCCCGGACAGCATGTTGTCGCCAACGTTCTTCCTGTTAATGCTGCCGTTGACACTACTGCTGATGTGATAACTACTAATGTCAACAACGACATTGCCGCATCTGGAACTAGACTAGCGGAGCGTGTCGGCATCGTCAAGAGCATGCAACACGAGGACCAGACGGTTTGTGTATCATGGTTCAAGACGCCAGGGCATCCTGATGAGGTTATGGAGGTCGAGTGCGATGATACCATCAGTGCTTATGACCTAAGATTGGACTCTAACCACTCTGCTTACTATGGTGATGTTGTCATTCGTATCGTACCATCAGTATCAACAAATGACGGTGAAAGTGCACCCTTGTTACAAGGAAACAAGAAGAAAAATGTCGTTCCCGCCGATCTTTCATGGGTGGGGCGGGTAGTTGAACTTCCTAATGGGCACGTCCAAGTCAAGTGGGGTGATGATAGCATGTCAACG GTATCGCCTCATGAGATCGTTGTCATCAAAGATGAGCACTACATGGAGCTATGGCTTGAAATGGGTGATTGGGTAGAGGACAATGGCGTCGATGACGCACCCGAAGAACCGGTTGCTGCCAACATG GACATTGATCTTCAGAATCTAGATAACGATGTCGAAAGCGTCAGCCCGGTAATGTCAAGGACAAGACTTTTAGGTTTGTCATTCCGGTCTTTGCTCCAATTGACCAGCGACATGGTGGCTCGAGGTAAAGGATACTTGATGAACTGGAGGTCATTGTCATCGTCGTCGTTGCCAAGCTCAGAGTTACCCACGCCCGTAAACGATGATAGTATCGGTGGTGCTGTAGTGGAGACCAGCGATGCTGCTGTAGATGTGACCAGCCACGGTTTTGACGGTGGGCGGAAGGCTGCAGGTGCTACCTGTTGCTCCGATGAATCGTTGTGCTTTCCACGTTTTGATGTACTGCAGATCAGCCCTCTGGATCACCACTACCTTGACACTACGGACCAG GAAATGCAGGGCGCTAGTCGTGCGAAGAGTTGGGCTAAAGCAGTGCAAAAGGAATGGAAAATTCTGGAGAACGACTTACCAG AAACAATCTACATGCAAGCGTTCGAGGACCGCATGGATCTGCTCCGGGTGGTGATGGTGGGCGCAAGCGGGACACCGTATCATGACGGCCTCTTCTTCTTCGATCTGCAGCTACCTCCTTCGTACCCGGATGCCCCACCACAAGTGTATTACCACTCCTTCGGCCTACGCCTCAATCCAAACCTCTACGAGTCTGGTACAGTGTGCCTCAGCCTGCTAAACACATTCGGTGGCGAGGGCACCGAGGTCTGGTCCTCGACGGAGTCAAGCCTCCTCCAAGTCGTTGTCTCCATCCAGGGCCTTGTCCTCAATGACAAACCATACTACAATGAGTCTGGCTACGAGACAATGGTCGACAAACCGGAGGGCCGCCGCAATGCGCTGCCCTACAGTGAGAATGCTTACCTGCTCACCCTCCGGACCATGCTACACCTTTTACGTCGGCCACCTCGGGG